The Edaphobacter sp. 12200R-103 genome contains a region encoding:
- a CDS encoding CcdC family protein, translating into MVALPGSTIGAGVLGFFAVLAWRIREGRTPVTVKKVIIPPVGMATGFSMFLVPVFRVPWDWALGAFLIGALVLAYPLVRTSKLTREGEAIMMRRSKAFFAVMAVLALIRLAARNYVNKVITLEQTAGLFFVLAFGMILSWRVCMLLEYKRLICE; encoded by the coding sequence ATGGTTGCGTTACCAGGATCTACGATCGGCGCAGGTGTTTTGGGGTTTTTCGCAGTACTGGCATGGCGAATTCGTGAGGGACGAACTCCAGTAACCGTTAAGAAAGTTATTATCCCGCCTGTTGGGATGGCAACCGGCTTTTCTATGTTTTTGGTCCCGGTCTTCAGGGTTCCCTGGGATTGGGCTCTTGGCGCTTTTCTGATAGGAGCGCTGGTTTTGGCCTACCCTCTCGTTCGGACATCGAAGCTGACCCGTGAAGGAGAGGCAATCATGATGCGTCGCTCGAAGGCATTCTTTGCGGTCATGGCTGTGTTAGCGCTTATCCGCCTGGCCGCACGCAATTATGTGAACAAAGTAATCACCCTGGAACAAACGGCCGGCCTGTTTTTTGTCTTGGCATTCGGAATGATTTTGAGCTGGAGAGTCTGCATGCTATTGGAATATAAACGGCTCATTTGCGAATAG
- a CDS encoding ribonucleotide-diphosphate reductase subunit beta produces MENFKMSTSNAILDPGLSLTLRPMRYPTFFEMFKDGIRNTWTVEEVDFSTDLVDLRSRLTPAETHLIQRLVAFFATGDSIVSNNLVLNLYKHINSPEARLYLSRQLFEEAVHVQFYLTLLDNYVADPEARAAAFAAVENIPSITKKAQFCMRWMDSIQKLDELRTQEERRQFLLNLICFAGCIEGLFFFAAFAYVYFLRSRGLLNGLAAGTNWVFRDESCHLEFAFAVVNVVRSEEPSLFDDDLEAEIVEMMKDAVECELQFAEDLLSGGVAGLSVREMRQYLEYVADARVERLGMEPIFGSKNPFAFMELQDVQELTNFFERRVSAYQVAVEGEVAFHDDF; encoded by the coding sequence ATGGAGAATTTCAAAATGTCTACGTCAAATGCCATTCTCGATCCTGGCCTTTCTCTCACGCTCAGGCCCATGCGTTATCCGACCTTCTTTGAGATGTTTAAAGATGGTATTCGGAATACGTGGACAGTTGAGGAGGTCGATTTTTCTACCGACCTTGTTGATCTGCGTTCAAGATTGACACCTGCGGAAACGCACCTGATTCAAAGACTGGTGGCGTTCTTTGCGACCGGCGATTCTATCGTTTCGAACAATCTGGTATTGAATCTTTACAAACACATTAACTCGCCTGAAGCGCGTCTTTATCTTTCGCGTCAGCTCTTTGAAGAGGCGGTGCATGTTCAGTTTTATTTGACATTGCTCGATAACTATGTTGCCGACCCAGAGGCCCGTGCCGCAGCCTTTGCGGCAGTGGAGAACATTCCGTCCATCACAAAGAAGGCCCAGTTCTGCATGCGGTGGATGGATTCTATCCAGAAGCTCGATGAACTTCGTACGCAAGAAGAGCGCAGGCAATTTCTGCTCAACCTTATTTGTTTTGCCGGTTGCATCGAGGGTTTGTTCTTCTTTGCAGCATTTGCTTATGTCTATTTCCTGCGATCCAGGGGACTGTTAAATGGATTGGCCGCTGGAACTAACTGGGTCTTTCGTGATGAAAGCTGCCATCTGGAATTTGCCTTTGCAGTCGTGAATGTCGTTCGTTCTGAAGAGCCTTCTCTTTTTGATGATGATCTCGAAGCGGAGATCGTAGAGATGATGAAGGATGCAGTCGAATGTGAGCTTCAGTTTGCAGAAGATCTGCTGTCAGGCGGTGTCGCCGGACTTTCGGTCCGCGAGATGCGTCAGTATCTGGAGTACGTGGCAGATGCTCGCGTGGAACGGTTGGGAATGGAGCCGATCTTTGGATCGAAAAATCCGTTTGCCTTTATGGAATTGCAAGATGTTCAGGAGCTGACAAACTTCTTCGAAAGACGCGTCTCTGCTTATCAGGTGGCCGTGGAGGGAGAGGTTGCGTTTCACGATGATTTTTAG
- a CDS encoding cytochrome c has translation MCHGADGHGSEMGKSLKVVDLTSKEVQSQSDAELIHVISEGKNNMPPFKGSLNKDEITNVVRYLRTLK, from the coding sequence ATGTGTCATGGTGCGGATGGTCATGGCTCCGAGATGGGAAAATCACTCAAGGTGGTAGACCTGACCTCGAAGGAAGTCCAGTCACAATCGGATGCCGAACTGATCCATGTGATTTCCGAGGGAAAGAACAACATGCCCCCCTTCAAGGGATCTCTCAATAAGGATGAGATCACGAACGTAGTTCGATATCTACGGACCTTGAAATAA
- a CDS encoding GH92 family glycosyl hydrolase — protein MASTFLCLLAGLKTTVRTLSLSVLVKLYTWSAGKRLKMIKLIWTFEGFMAKSALLILCVFISVCSLHAQKVEDLVHPLVGTEREGQTYPAVGYPFAMTNWTPQTRAGEVKCVAPYYFTDTRIQGFRGSHFLSGSCVPEYGSMTLMPGTGNLRTEATERSSSFDRSSEKASPYEYRVDLADYRIRAKITGVARSGFMLFQFQKDSKQSWIVIENNSRGGDGWVRIDPSKMEITGRVPVRREYAGSGKLAGFSSFFVIQFDRPFVTSGTWIGRKSTPGESEQNGDGKTPGVIRVPAVMTSTGGASAASVRVPVGNPRGGFGTYVDFGEVHSGQTIKVRIGTSFVSVDEARKNLRAEIPNWRYESVREKARFQWHQQLSKIEIQGNSSDRTIFYTALYHAMLAPRIYSDIDGTYPRFAAHGEVERSRGGTVYDDFSLWDIFRAQLPLLTILDPERDAEMMQSLVLKGVQGGFLPIFPAWNSYTSEMVGDHASVALIDAYNKGIRSFNVPMAYQLMRKNATEIPASREEYLEGKGRRGLTSYLKYGYIPLEDHIDDAFHKNEQVSRTLEYAYDDAILAKFAAELGKTDDEKLFAAHGQNWKNVIDPQTGFARGRHEDGSWVTPFNPAGKYTWITEGLPWQYTFFVPQDVSGLIEREGGPRKFEARLDQLFGEELYEHGNEPSHHIAYLYNAAGVPWKTQRQVRSLMKSEYRDGPGGLAGNDDAGQMSAWYVLSALGWYQVCPGIPEYWIGSPSFDHVEIHLPKGRNLRILAIGAESGRRYIKRISLNGKAISDWKLPYKQMMQGGELIYEMSDVPPMQD, from the coding sequence ATGGCCAGCACCTTTTTGTGTTTATTGGCCGGTTTGAAGACTACGGTAAGGACTTTGAGCCTTTCGGTACTGGTCAAGCTTTATACTTGGTCAGCTGGTAAACGATTGAAAATGATAAAGCTAATCTGGACTTTCGAGGGATTTATGGCTAAATCGGCTTTGCTGATTCTGTGCGTCTTCATCTCCGTCTGTTCTTTGCACGCTCAGAAGGTTGAGGATCTGGTTCATCCTCTAGTTGGGACAGAGCGGGAGGGCCAGACGTATCCTGCGGTTGGCTATCCCTTTGCGATGACGAATTGGACGCCCCAGACCCGTGCAGGCGAGGTCAAATGTGTTGCTCCTTACTATTTCACCGATACCAGGATTCAGGGGTTTCGAGGGTCTCATTTTTTGAGTGGGAGCTGCGTTCCAGAATACGGCAGTATGACCCTGATGCCAGGGACAGGAAATTTGCGAACGGAGGCAACAGAGAGGTCGTCCTCGTTCGATCGATCCTCTGAGAAAGCGAGTCCTTATGAATATAGGGTGGATTTAGCCGATTACCGCATCAGAGCTAAGATCACCGGCGTTGCGAGGTCTGGCTTTATGCTCTTTCAGTTCCAGAAGGATTCGAAGCAAAGCTGGATCGTCATTGAAAATAACTCCCGCGGTGGGGATGGATGGGTACGAATCGATCCGTCGAAGATGGAAATTACGGGCCGTGTGCCTGTAAGGCGGGAATATGCAGGAAGCGGTAAGCTCGCTGGTTTTAGCTCTTTTTTTGTAATTCAGTTTGATCGGCCTTTTGTAACAAGTGGTACGTGGATCGGCAGAAAGTCCACGCCGGGAGAGTCAGAGCAGAATGGAGACGGCAAGACCCCCGGTGTGATTCGAGTCCCTGCAGTGATGACTTCGACGGGAGGCGCCTCTGCAGCCTCTGTCCGTGTGCCTGTAGGGAACCCACGAGGAGGATTCGGGACCTATGTTGACTTTGGTGAAGTTCATAGCGGTCAAACAATAAAAGTCCGAATTGGGACATCCTTCGTGAGCGTGGATGAGGCTCGAAAAAATCTAAGAGCAGAGATTCCGAACTGGCGTTACGAATCGGTTCGAGAGAAAGCGCGCTTCCAATGGCATCAGCAACTAAGCAAGATCGAGATTCAGGGAAACTCCTCCGACCGAACTATCTTTTATACGGCTCTGTATCATGCCATGTTGGCGCCTCGTATATATAGTGACATCGACGGTACGTACCCTCGATTTGCTGCACACGGGGAAGTGGAACGGTCGCGTGGCGGAACAGTCTATGATGACTTTTCGCTGTGGGATATTTTTCGCGCTCAATTGCCACTGCTGACGATTCTTGACCCTGAGCGCGATGCAGAGATGATGCAGTCACTCGTATTGAAGGGAGTTCAGGGCGGCTTTCTCCCCATCTTTCCTGCATGGAACAGCTATACCTCGGAGATGGTTGGCGATCATGCATCGGTAGCTCTGATCGATGCATACAACAAGGGCATCCGGAGCTTTAATGTTCCAATGGCGTATCAGCTTATGCGTAAAAATGCGACCGAGATTCCGGCCTCGCGTGAGGAATATCTGGAAGGAAAGGGACGTCGGGGACTCACATCTTACCTGAAATACGGATACATTCCTCTCGAAGACCATATTGACGATGCCTTCCATAAGAATGAACAGGTCTCGCGAACACTGGAATATGCCTATGACGATGCCATCCTGGCGAAATTCGCGGCGGAACTGGGCAAGACGGATGATGAAAAGCTATTTGCGGCGCATGGACAGAACTGGAAAAATGTCATCGATCCGCAGACAGGCTTTGCGCGGGGGAGACATGAAGATGGCTCATGGGTGACACCTTTTAATCCGGCGGGCAAATATACCTGGATAACGGAGGGACTTCCGTGGCAATACACATTCTTTGTTCCGCAGGATGTTTCGGGGCTCATCGAACGGGAAGGAGGCCCGAGAAAGTTTGAGGCCAGGCTGGATCAGCTCTTTGGTGAAGAGCTTTATGAGCACGGTAACGAGCCTAGCCATCACATCGCCTATCTCTACAATGCAGCAGGCGTCCCATGGAAGACGCAGCGACAGGTGCGCTCTCTGATGAAGTCGGAATACAGAGATGGCCCCGGCGGTTTGGCAGGCAATGACGATGCAGGTCAAATGAGCGCATGGTATGTGCTGAGCGCTCTGGGGTGGTATCAGGTCTGTCCAGGAATTCCCGAATACTGGATTGGCTCTCCGTCTTTTGACCACGTGGAGATTCACCTTCCCAAGGGGCGAAACTTGCGGATTCTAGCGATAGGGGCCGAGTCCGGAAGACGCTATATCAAGAGAATCTCTCTGAATGGAAAAGCGATTTCCGACTGGAAGCTGCCCTATAAGCAGATGATGCAAGGCGGGGAATTGATCTATGAAATGAGCGATGTTCCGCCCATGCAGGATTAG
- a CDS encoding c-type cytochrome, which produces MQDGVEGDGMPFPVTETVLRRGQERYNVYCSPCHSRVGNGKGRIVERGYYQATSFHSDRLRRAPLGHFFSVITNGYGAMPDYAAQLSPQDRWAVAAYIRALQLSQSATQQDVPPGKTVSPIDSVSEQSGLPANFLDSWTGSPVQSISASSEPSMAGFAPSSASLKTLPSGENGGHQTAAPAQVAAKEANGDAGKGKKIYMENCAVCHQPTRAGMPPIFPSLLGIVDRVGETRVRTVARTGIPDAKPPMPPHPNLTDKDITDLIAFLRSK; this is translated from the coding sequence ATGCAGGACGGAGTGGAAGGCGATGGCATGCCATTTCCCGTGACAGAGACTGTATTGCGGCGTGGGCAGGAGCGTTACAACGTCTATTGTTCGCCGTGCCACTCTAGAGTTGGAAATGGAAAAGGGAGGATTGTTGAGCGCGGCTATTATCAGGCGACCAGTTTTCATTCCGATCGTTTGAGGCGCGCCCCTCTCGGCCATTTTTTCTCCGTTATTACAAATGGATACGGGGCAATGCCCGATTATGCAGCCCAGCTTTCCCCTCAAGACCGTTGGGCCGTCGCAGCATATATCCGTGCGCTCCAGTTAAGCCAGAGCGCCACTCAGCAGGATGTTCCTCCAGGCAAGACAGTATCGCCGATAGATTCCGTTTCTGAGCAATCCGGTTTGCCCGCAAATTTTCTCGATTCATGGACGGGTTCGCCGGTTCAATCAATTTCGGCTTCCTCGGAGCCTTCCATGGCCGGATTTGCGCCATCTTCAGCCAGCCTGAAGACGTTACCTTCTGGTGAGAATGGCGGCCATCAGACAGCTGCACCTGCTCAAGTGGCAGCCAAAGAAGCGAACGGAGATGCGGGGAAGGGGAAGAAAATTTATATGGAGAATTGCGCCGTATGCCATCAACCAACGCGAGCCGGCATGCCTCCAATTTTTCCATCCCTGCTGGGCATCGTGGACCGGGTTGGAGAGACGCGTGTCCGCACCGTCGCGCGTACTGGTATTCCAGATGCAAAACCTCCAATGCCGCCCCATCCAAATCTAACCGATAAAGATATTACTGACCTGATCGCATTCTTACGCAGTAAGTGA
- a CDS encoding ribonucleoside-diphosphate reductase subunit alpha, which produces MAAQATLKELNPTFPSAESIPQMQVRKRSGEFEPVDVNKIVRAIERCCYGLQHVDVMRVAIKTIGGLFDGATTRELDALSIQTAAALIAEEPEYSRLAARLLLATIEKEVAGQNIYSFSQSVETGCREGLIAEDVWEFAASNARKLNNAIDNEFSDRFEYFGLRTVYDRYLLRHPITRHVIETPQYFFMRVSSGLSTRVNEAIDFYRLMASHDYLPSSPTLFNSGTRHSQMSSCYLLDSPSDSLESIYDTYKRIAMLSKFSGGIGLAFHRVRSEGSLIRATNGLSNGILPWLRTLDASVAAVNQGGKRKGACCVYLEPWHADVESYLELRDNTGDQARRTYNLNIANWVPDLFMQRVEQDGVWSLFDPKIVPELTDLYGEAFEDAYCRAESDEKYVKQIKARDLYARMMRTLAETGNGWMVFKDACNRKCNQTGCAGNVVHLSNLCTEITEVTSSSEIAVCNLGSINLARHVTDGIFDFDKLGATVRQAVPMLDRVIDINYYPVSEAAAANSRWRPVGLGVMGLQDVFFRLRIPFDSLEAKELSSRIQEEIYFHALSVSCDLAEQNGPYLAFRESRAGDGVLQFDLWGVKPQASERWGLLRERIGKHGLRNSLMIAIAPTATIASIVGCYECIEPQVSNLFKRETLSGEFMQINRYLVQELKGLGLWSEALRTRVKLAEGSIQGIAEIPDDLKLVYRTAWEIPMRSLIDMAADRGPFIDQSQSLNLFVESPNIGRLSSMYMYAWKRGIKTTYYLRSRPATKIAKTTVSTHSQQSQATTMTATEKVACSLDNPGVCEACQ; this is translated from the coding sequence ATGGCGGCGCAGGCGACGTTGAAGGAACTCAACCCAACTTTCCCTTCGGCTGAATCAATTCCACAGATGCAGGTGCGCAAACGTAGCGGGGAATTTGAGCCCGTTGACGTCAATAAGATCGTTCGTGCGATTGAAAGATGCTGTTATGGGCTTCAGCATGTCGATGTGATGAGGGTGGCCATCAAAACGATCGGGGGCCTATTTGACGGAGCTACCACCCGCGAACTCGATGCGCTTTCCATCCAGACCGCGGCAGCTCTTATCGCCGAAGAACCGGAATATTCTCGTCTGGCCGCGCGACTATTACTGGCGACGATAGAAAAGGAGGTTGCCGGACAAAATATCTATTCATTTTCGCAATCGGTAGAGACGGGATGCCGAGAAGGACTGATCGCTGAAGACGTCTGGGAGTTTGCCGCATCCAATGCGCGCAAACTGAATAACGCCATTGATAATGAATTCTCCGACCGGTTTGAATACTTCGGGCTTCGCACAGTCTACGACCGTTATCTCCTGCGTCATCCCATTACACGCCATGTGATTGAAACTCCCCAATATTTTTTCATGCGAGTATCGTCGGGACTCTCCACGCGTGTGAATGAGGCGATCGATTTCTATCGTTTGATGGCATCGCACGACTATCTGCCCAGCTCACCGACACTTTTCAATAGCGGTACCAGGCACTCTCAGATGTCGTCCTGTTACCTGCTGGATTCTCCAAGTGACTCTCTGGAATCTATTTACGACACTTACAAGCGGATCGCCATGCTTTCAAAGTTCTCCGGTGGAATTGGGCTGGCGTTTCACCGGGTGCGTTCGGAAGGGTCTCTCATCCGCGCGACGAATGGGCTTTCAAACGGCATTCTGCCATGGCTTCGCACGCTGGACGCATCGGTAGCAGCCGTGAATCAAGGCGGTAAGCGGAAGGGCGCATGCTGCGTCTACCTGGAGCCTTGGCATGCAGATGTTGAGTCCTATCTGGAGTTGCGAGATAACACAGGCGACCAGGCGCGGAGAACCTACAACCTGAATATAGCCAATTGGGTACCCGATCTGTTTATGCAACGTGTCGAACAGGATGGTGTGTGGTCTCTGTTTGATCCCAAGATCGTTCCCGAATTGACGGACTTATATGGTGAGGCTTTTGAAGACGCTTATTGCAGGGCTGAGAGCGATGAAAAATATGTAAAGCAGATAAAGGCACGAGATCTCTATGCGCGCATGATGAGGACGCTTGCGGAAACAGGAAATGGATGGATGGTCTTCAAAGATGCCTGTAACCGAAAGTGCAATCAGACGGGGTGCGCGGGAAATGTTGTGCATCTCTCGAATCTATGTACCGAAATCACCGAGGTTACGTCATCCTCCGAAATTGCCGTATGTAATCTGGGATCGATCAATCTCGCTCGGCATGTAACGGACGGCATCTTCGATTTTGACAAACTTGGTGCCACGGTGCGCCAGGCTGTTCCCATGCTCGATCGCGTTATCGATATCAATTATTACCCGGTATCGGAAGCTGCAGCCGCGAACAGCCGGTGGCGCCCTGTTGGACTTGGCGTAATGGGGTTGCAGGATGTCTTCTTCCGCTTGCGCATCCCATTTGATTCCTTAGAGGCGAAGGAGCTTTCCAGCAGGATTCAAGAAGAGATTTATTTTCATGCTCTAAGTGTTTCGTGTGATCTGGCGGAACAGAATGGCCCCTATCTGGCATTTCGCGAATCTCGCGCTGGAGACGGAGTTCTTCAATTTGACCTATGGGGCGTAAAACCGCAAGCCAGCGAACGGTGGGGGTTGCTGCGAGAGCGGATCGGAAAGCATGGTCTGCGTAACTCCCTGATGATCGCGATTGCACCGACAGCAACCATTGCATCCATCGTCGGTTGCTATGAATGCATCGAGCCTCAGGTCTCCAATCTGTTCAAGAGGGAGACGCTATCAGGCGAGTTTATGCAGATCAATCGCTATCTTGTTCAAGAGCTGAAGGGGTTGGGACTCTGGTCGGAGGCGCTGAGAACCCGTGTCAAGCTGGCAGAGGGATCTATCCAGGGGATTGCAGAGATTCCAGATGATTTGAAGCTGGTCTATCGCACTGCCTGGGAGATTCCAATGCGGTCTCTGATCGATATGGCAGCAGATCGAGGACCATTCATCGACCAGAGTCAATCTCTGAATCTATTTGTGGAATCACCGAACATTGGCCGATTGAGCTCCATGTATATGTATGCGTGGAAGCGCGGAATCAAGACTACTTATTATCTTCGGTCGCGGCCTGCAACAAAGATTGCCAAGACGACAGTTTCTACCCATTCCCAGCAAAGTCAAGCGACCACTATGACCGCTACAGAAAAGGTCGCCTGCTCTCTCGATAATCCCGGTGTGTGCGAAGCCTGCCAATAA